In Mycobacterium stomatepiae, the following are encoded in one genomic region:
- a CDS encoding alpha/beta fold hydrolase has product MLTSTERLVETNGVRLRIVEAGDRGAPVVVLAHGFPELAYSWRHQIPALAEAGYHVLAPDQRGYGGSSRPDAIEAYNIHELTTDIVGLLDDVGAQQAVWIGHDWGAPVVWHAPLLHPDRVAAVAALSVPAIPRSHTAPTQAWRNMFGENFFYILYFQEPGVADAELNADPARAMRRLLGGLRTDGDQAAGVRMVAPGPEGFIDRLPEPDALPDWLSQDELDHYIAEFSRTGFTGGLNWYRNFDRNWEMTADVADVKITVPCLFIGGTADPVLAFTRADRADEIVSGPYRQVMLEGAGHWLQQERPDEVNTVLLEFLNGLELW; this is encoded by the coding sequence GTGCTCACATCAACCGAACGGTTAGTAGAGACGAACGGTGTACGGCTGCGAATCGTCGAGGCCGGCGATCGCGGGGCTCCGGTGGTGGTCTTGGCTCACGGCTTTCCCGAATTGGCCTATTCCTGGCGACACCAGATTCCGGCGCTCGCCGAGGCTGGCTATCACGTGCTGGCTCCCGACCAGCGTGGCTACGGCGGGTCTTCTCGCCCGGACGCGATCGAGGCCTACAACATCCACGAGCTGACGACCGACATCGTCGGCCTGCTCGACGACGTCGGCGCCCAGCAAGCCGTATGGATCGGCCACGACTGGGGCGCCCCGGTGGTGTGGCATGCGCCGCTATTGCATCCGGACCGGGTCGCGGCCGTCGCCGCCCTCAGCGTGCCGGCGATACCCCGATCGCACACGGCGCCGACGCAGGCCTGGCGCAACATGTTCGGCGAGAACTTCTTCTACATCCTGTACTTCCAGGAGCCGGGCGTCGCCGACGCCGAACTCAACGCCGATCCCGCCCGCGCGATGCGCCGCTTGTTGGGCGGCCTGCGCACCGACGGCGACCAGGCCGCGGGGGTGCGGATGGTCGCACCCGGCCCGGAAGGCTTCATCGATCGTCTCCCCGAACCGGATGCGCTGCCGGACTGGCTAAGCCAGGACGAGCTCGACCACTACATCGCGGAGTTTTCCCGCACCGGATTCACCGGCGGCCTGAACTGGTATCGGAATTTCGATCGCAACTGGGAGATGACCGCCGACGTGGCCGATGTGAAGATCACGGTGCCGTGCCTATTCATCGGTGGCACAGCCGATCCCGTACTCGCCTTCACCCGCGCCGACCGCGCCGACGAGATCGTCTCCGGGCCGTACCGGCAGGTGATGCTCGAGGGCGCCGGACACTGGCTACAACAGGAACGGCCCGACGAGGTCAATACCGTATTGCTGGAATTTCTCAACGGATTGGAGCTGTGGTGA
- a CDS encoding VOC family protein — translation MAVHFAAGSGCLVSVTRLDHIVLWTKDIAASMDFYTKVIGLTPVRFEEFAAGQAPFPSVRVCEDSIIDLMPVAGIESTDVLTKVVGSAGHPVNHVCLAFSKPEYEALDRRLRAAGVDTSARLERSYGARGWAPHIYYFSDPDGNVIEARYYD, via the coding sequence ATGGCCGTCCATTTTGCGGCGGGGTCTGGTTGCCTTGTAAGCGTGACACGGCTGGACCACATTGTGTTGTGGACGAAGGACATTGCGGCATCGATGGATTTCTATACGAAGGTGATCGGGCTGACCCCGGTGCGATTTGAGGAGTTCGCGGCCGGGCAGGCGCCGTTCCCGAGTGTGCGGGTGTGCGAAGACTCGATCATCGACCTGATGCCGGTAGCCGGTATCGAAAGCACCGACGTGCTGACCAAGGTCGTCGGCAGTGCCGGACACCCGGTTAACCACGTCTGCCTGGCGTTCTCGAAGCCGGAGTACGAGGCCCTCGATCGTCGTCTGCGGGCCGCGGGAGTCGACACCAGCGCCCGCCTCGAGCGCAGCTACGGCGCCCGGGGATGGGCACCGCACATCTACTACTTCTCCGATCCCGACGGCAACGTGATCGAAGCCCGCTACTACGACTAA
- the ftsH gene encoding ATP-dependent zinc metalloprotease FtsH codes for MNRKNVIRIVTAIAVVVLLGWSFFYFSDDTRGYKPVDTSVALSQISGDNVKSAQIDDREQQLRLTLKKGNNDTDNSDKVITKYPNGYAIDLFNALNAKNAKVATVVNEGSILGELLVYVLPLLLLVGLFVMFSRMQGGARMGFGFGKSRAKQLSKDMPKTTFADVAGVDEAVEELYEIKDFLQNPSRYQALGAKIPKGVLLYGPPGTGKTLLARAVAGEAGVPFFTISGSDFVEMFVGVGASRVRDLFEQAKQNSPCIIFVDEIDAVGRQRGAGLGGGHDEREQTLNQLLVEMDGFGDRAGVILIAATNRPDILDPALLRPGRFDRQIPVSNPDLAGRRAVLAVHSKGKPIASDADLDGLAKRTVGMTGADLANVINEAALLTARENGTVITGPALEEAVDRVIGGPRRKGRIISEHEKKITAYHEGGHTLAAWAMPDIDPVYKVTILARGRTGGHAVAVPEEDKGLRTRSEMVAQLVFAMGGRAAEELVFREPTTGAVSDIEQATKTARAMVTEFGMSAKLGAVKYGSEHGDPFLGRTMGNQADYSHEVARDIDDEIRKLIEAAHTEAWEILTEYRDVLDTLAGELLEKETLHRPELEQIFSGVEKRPRLTVFDDFGGRIPSDKPPIKTPGELAIERGEPWPQPVPEPAFKAAIAAASQAAEAARVEADRKAHGPNGSHGGQGTGDHERHPTQPDYGAPAGWYAPGWPPPPQQQPQGHWYPPPAQPYWPQPAPSYPGQPGRGPGQDQAQPSYPPYPPYPPPAQPSPDPGKSPDQRDEDVSRPNPPARG; via the coding sequence ATGAACCGGAAAAACGTGATTCGCATAGTCACGGCGATCGCTGTCGTAGTACTGCTCGGCTGGTCGTTCTTCTATTTCAGCGATGACACCCGCGGCTACAAACCCGTCGACACCTCGGTGGCGTTGTCCCAGATCAGCGGCGACAACGTCAAGAGCGCGCAGATCGATGACCGTGAGCAGCAACTGCGGTTGACCCTGAAGAAGGGCAACAACGACACCGACAACTCCGACAAGGTCATCACCAAATACCCCAACGGCTATGCCATCGACCTGTTCAACGCCCTGAATGCGAAGAACGCCAAGGTCGCGACCGTCGTCAACGAAGGCAGCATCCTGGGCGAGCTGCTGGTTTACGTGCTGCCGCTGCTGCTGCTGGTCGGGCTGTTCGTAATGTTCTCGCGCATGCAGGGCGGCGCCCGGATGGGCTTCGGCTTCGGCAAATCGCGCGCCAAGCAGCTGTCCAAGGACATGCCGAAGACCACGTTCGCCGACGTTGCCGGCGTCGACGAGGCGGTCGAGGAGCTCTACGAGATCAAGGACTTCCTGCAGAACCCCAGCCGGTATCAGGCCCTGGGCGCCAAGATCCCCAAGGGTGTGCTGCTCTACGGGCCCCCGGGAACCGGCAAGACGTTGCTGGCCCGTGCGGTGGCCGGTGAGGCCGGGGTGCCGTTCTTCACCATCTCGGGTTCGGATTTCGTCGAAATGTTCGTCGGTGTCGGCGCCTCCCGGGTGCGCGACCTGTTCGAACAGGCCAAGCAGAACAGCCCGTGCATCATCTTCGTCGACGAGATCGACGCGGTGGGCCGCCAGCGCGGCGCCGGCCTGGGCGGTGGCCACGACGAGCGCGAGCAGACGCTGAACCAACTGCTGGTCGAGATGGACGGCTTCGGCGACCGTGCCGGCGTCATCCTGATCGCCGCGACGAACCGGCCCGACATCCTGGACCCGGCGCTGTTGCGCCCGGGACGCTTCGACCGCCAGATCCCGGTGTCCAACCCCGACCTGGCGGGCCGGCGTGCGGTGCTGGCCGTGCACTCCAAGGGCAAGCCGATTGCCTCCGACGCCGACCTGGACGGGCTGGCCAAGCGAACCGTCGGTATGACCGGTGCCGACCTGGCCAACGTCATCAACGAGGCCGCGCTGCTGACCGCGCGGGAAAACGGCACCGTGATCACCGGGCCCGCTCTCGAGGAGGCGGTGGACAGGGTGATCGGCGGACCGCGCCGCAAGGGCCGGATCATCAGCGAGCACGAGAAGAAGATCACCGCCTATCACGAAGGCGGGCACACCCTGGCCGCCTGGGCGATGCCCGACATCGACCCCGTGTACAAGGTGACGATCCTGGCCCGCGGTCGCACCGGCGGGCACGCCGTCGCGGTGCCCGAAGAGGACAAGGGCCTGCGCACCCGCTCGGAGATGGTCGCGCAGCTGGTGTTCGCGATGGGTGGGCGCGCCGCCGAGGAGCTGGTCTTCCGCGAGCCGACGACCGGCGCGGTGTCCGACATCGAGCAGGCCACCAAAACCGCGCGCGCGATGGTCACCGAATTCGGCATGAGCGCCAAACTCGGTGCCGTCAAATATGGTTCCGAGCACGGCGACCCGTTCCTGGGCCGCACGATGGGCAATCAGGCGGATTACTCTCACGAGGTCGCCCGCGACATCGACGACGAAATCCGTAAGCTCATCGAGGCCGCACACACCGAGGCCTGGGAAATCCTTACCGAGTACCGCGATGTGCTCGACACGTTGGCCGGCGAGCTGTTGGAGAAAGAGACCCTGCACCGCCCCGAGCTGGAGCAGATCTTCTCCGGCGTCGAAAAGCGGCCCCGGCTCACGGTGTTCGACGATTTCGGCGGCCGCATCCCGTCGGACAAGCCGCCGATCAAGACGCCCGGCGAGCTGGCGATCGAGCGCGGCGAGCCCTGGCCCCAGCCGGTTCCCGAGCCGGCATTCAAAGCCGCGATCGCGGCGGCCAGTCAGGCCGCCGAGGCCGCGCGCGTGGAGGCCGACAGAAAAGCCCACGGCCCCAACGGTTCTCACGGAGGACAGGGCACCGGCGATCACGAGCGTCATCCCACCCAGCCGGACTACGGTGCTCCGGCCGGCTGGTATGCGCCGGGCTGGCCGCCGCCCCCGCAGCAACAACCGCAGGGTCACTGGTATCCGCCTCCGGCGCAGCCGTATTGGCCGCAGCCGGCGCCGAGTTATCCGGGCCAGCCCGGGCGTGGCCCGGGCCAGGACCAGGCTCAGCCGTCGTACCCGCCCTACCCGCCGTACCCCCCGCCTGCTCAGCCCAGTCCGGATCCGGGAAAATCGCCTGACCAACGGGATGAGGATGTGAGCCGGCCCAATCCGCCGGCCCGAGGCTGA
- the folE gene encoding GTP cyclohydrolase I FolE, protein MVLPDTRAALDRVRAFDQARAEAAVRELLYAIGEDPERAGLRDTPARVARAYREMFSGLYTDPSDVLNTMFDEDHDELVIVKEIPLYSTCEHHLVSFHGVAHVGYIPGTDGRVTGLSKIARLVDLYAKRPQVQERLTSQIADALVKRLGPRGVIVVVEAEHLCMAMRGVRKPGAITTTSAVRGQFKTDAASRAEALDLILRK, encoded by the coding sequence ATGGTGCTGCCGGATACCCGGGCCGCGCTGGATCGCGTACGGGCGTTCGATCAGGCACGTGCGGAGGCGGCCGTCCGCGAGCTGTTGTATGCGATCGGCGAAGACCCGGAGCGAGCGGGGTTGCGGGACACTCCCGCCCGTGTCGCTCGCGCATATCGGGAAATGTTCTCCGGGCTCTACACCGACCCCTCCGACGTGCTCAACACGATGTTCGACGAAGACCACGATGAATTGGTGATCGTCAAGGAAATACCGCTGTACTCCACATGTGAGCATCACCTGGTGTCGTTCCACGGCGTTGCGCACGTCGGCTACATCCCCGGGACGGACGGCCGGGTCACGGGGTTGTCGAAAATCGCGCGGCTGGTCGACCTCTACGCCAAGCGGCCGCAGGTTCAGGAGCGGCTCACCAGCCAGATCGCCGATGCGCTGGTGAAGCGGCTCGGCCCCCGTGGGGTGATCGTCGTGGTCGAGGCCGAGCATCTGTGCATGGCGATGCGCGGTGTGCGCAAGCCCGGCGCGATCACTACGACCTCCGCGGTACGCGGGCAATTCAAAACCGACGCTGCGTCCCGAGCCGAAGCGCTCGACCTGATCCTGCGTAAGTGA
- the folP gene encoding dihydropteroate synthase has product MSSPPVQVVGVVNVTDDSFSDGGRYLNVDNAVAHGLALAAEGAGIVDVGGESTRPGATRIDPGIESARVVPVVKGLAARGITVSIDTMHADVARTALENGAQIVNDVSGGRADPAMAPLVAEAGVRWVLMHWRSVSAEHPHQAPHYRDVVAEVRSELLASVDDAVRAGVDPAKLIIDPGLGFAKTGQHNWALLHALPELVTTGVPVLLGASRKRFLGTLLAGSDGSPRPPDGRETATAVISALAALDGAWGVRVHDVRASVDALKVVGAWTQTERTQSDG; this is encoded by the coding sequence GTGAGTTCGCCGCCTGTGCAGGTCGTCGGGGTTGTCAACGTCACTGATGACTCATTCTCGGACGGCGGGCGTTACCTCAACGTCGACAACGCCGTCGCGCACGGCCTGGCGTTGGCGGCCGAGGGCGCGGGCATCGTCGACGTCGGCGGGGAGTCGACCCGGCCCGGTGCCACCCGGATCGACCCCGGAATAGAGAGCGCCCGCGTCGTTCCTGTGGTCAAAGGACTTGCAGCGCGGGGTATTACCGTCAGCATTGACACCATGCACGCTGACGTCGCGCGCACGGCGCTGGAGAATGGCGCGCAGATCGTCAACGACGTGTCCGGCGGACGGGCGGATCCCGCGATGGCGCCGCTGGTGGCCGAAGCCGGGGTGCGGTGGGTGTTGATGCATTGGCGATCGGTGTCGGCCGAGCATCCGCACCAGGCCCCGCACTACCGCGATGTGGTGGCGGAGGTGCGCTCGGAATTGCTGGCCAGCGTTGACGACGCGGTGCGCGCCGGCGTCGACCCGGCGAAGCTGATCATCGACCCCGGGCTGGGATTCGCCAAGACGGGACAACATAATTGGGCGTTGCTACACGCGTTGCCAGAGTTGGTGACCACGGGGGTGCCGGTACTCCTGGGTGCCTCGCGTAAACGGTTCCTCGGTACGCTGTTGGCCGGATCGGATGGGTCGCCGCGACCGCCCGACGGGCGCGAGACGGCGACCGCGGTGATTTCCGCGCTGGCCGCCCTCGACGGGGCCTGGGGTGTGCGAGTGCACGATGTGCGGGCCTCGGTCGACGCCCTCAAGGTCGTGGGCGCGTGGACCCAGACAGAGCGGACTCAAAGCGATGGCTGA
- the folB gene encoding dihydroneopterin aldolase: protein MADRIELRGLTVQGRHGVHEFERINGQEFVVDIVAWIDLVDAAASDDLADTHDYAALAERAAAIVAGPARNLIETVGAEIADFVMDDERVHAVEVTVHKPHAPIEQQFADVAVVIRRSRRGGRGSVIPAGGV, encoded by the coding sequence ATGGCTGACCGAATCGAGTTGCGCGGCTTGACAGTTCAAGGCCGGCACGGAGTGCACGAATTCGAGCGGATCAACGGGCAGGAGTTCGTCGTCGACATTGTGGCGTGGATCGACCTGGTCGATGCCGCCGCCAGCGACGACCTGGCCGACACCCACGACTACGCTGCCCTGGCCGAGCGGGCCGCCGCCATCGTCGCGGGCCCCGCACGGAACCTGATCGAAACGGTGGGCGCGGAGATCGCAGATTTCGTGATGGACGACGAACGCGTGCATGCCGTCGAGGTCACGGTGCACAAGCCGCATGCCCCGATCGAGCAGCAGTTCGCCGACGTGGCAGTGGTGATCCGACGGTCGCGGCGGGGCGGTCGCGGTTCGGTGATTCCCGCGGGCGGGGTGTGA
- the folK gene encoding 2-amino-4-hydroxy-6-hydroxymethyldihydropteridine diphosphokinase, translated as MTSVVLSIGSNLGDRLARLQSVVDGLGDAVIAISPAYETAPWGGLEQGPFLNAVLIADDPALDGQGWLRRAQEFEQAAGRIRGERWGPRSLDVDLIACHSADGEVFSLENNLTLPHPLAHLRAFVMIPWLDIDPDAQLTVAGGPQPVARLVTELEPADRDGVRPSGLVLERGSTS; from the coding sequence ATGACCTCCGTCGTACTGTCCATCGGTTCCAACCTCGGGGACCGGCTGGCGCGGTTGCAGTCGGTCGTCGACGGGCTCGGCGATGCGGTGATCGCCATCTCGCCCGCGTACGAGACGGCTCCGTGGGGCGGTCTAGAGCAGGGGCCGTTCCTCAACGCGGTGCTGATCGCCGACGACCCGGCCCTCGACGGGCAGGGCTGGCTGCGCCGGGCGCAGGAGTTCGAGCAGGCCGCGGGCCGGATTCGCGGCGAACGCTGGGGCCCGCGCAGCCTGGACGTGGACCTGATCGCCTGCCACTCGGCCGACGGCGAGGTGTTCAGCCTGGAAAACAACCTGACGCTGCCGCATCCGCTGGCCCATCTGCGGGCGTTCGTCATGATCCCGTGGCTGGACATCGACCCGGACGCTCAGCTGACGGTGGCCGGCGGACCGCAGCCCGTCGCCCGACTGGTGACCGAGCTGGAGCCGGCCGACCGAGACGGTGTGCGGCCGTCCGGCCTGGTGCTCGAGCGGGGATCGACGAGCTGA
- a CDS encoding DUF3180 domain-containing protein, giving the protein MGPTRKRDLTAAVVGAAFLGYLLIKVLFRWFPPITVWTGLSLLAVAVAEALWARYVRAKINDGEIGDGPGWLHPLSVARSVMVAKASAWVGALVLGWWIGILVYFLPRRSWLRVAAEDTTGTVVAAVSALALLGAALWLQACCKSPPDPTDHVEGAES; this is encoded by the coding sequence ATGGGGCCGACCCGGAAACGTGACCTAACGGCCGCGGTGGTCGGTGCCGCATTTCTGGGATATCTGCTGATCAAGGTGCTATTCCGGTGGTTTCCACCGATCACGGTGTGGACCGGTCTGTCGCTGCTCGCGGTCGCCGTCGCCGAGGCGCTGTGGGCGCGCTACGTGCGAGCCAAGATCAACGACGGGGAGATCGGGGACGGACCCGGTTGGCTGCATCCGCTTTCGGTGGCCCGCAGCGTGATGGTCGCCAAGGCGTCGGCCTGGGTGGGCGCCCTGGTCCTGGGTTGGTGGATCGGGATCCTGGTGTACTTCCTGCCGCGCCGATCGTGGTTGCGGGTAGCCGCGGAGGACACCACCGGAACTGTGGTGGCGGCCGTCAGCGCGCTGGCGCTGTTGGGTGCCGCGCTGTGGTTGCAGGCTTGCTGCAAGTCCCCACCGGATCCCACCGATCACGTCGAGGGGGCGGAGAGCTAG
- a CDS encoding DUF6779 domain-containing protein → MTVLSRGARVRRGGRRPGWVLLTTLLVLAIGASSALVFTNRVELLKLAVILALWAAVAGAFVSVLYRRQSDADQSRVRDLKLVYDLQLDREISARREYELTVESQLRRELASEIRAQAADDLAALRAEVAALRNSLEILFDTDLEQRPALETLETDTPPARTYRDWDRNSEGAGVDWVTSDRVTSVREGASVSSAESRTDESAIIDVPEEPLLPPRSRRSQYEGQQEAAYPQQQVHYPEAPPYVPPPMPAPAEADPRFEPPQWRPVPPPEPPPPPTRPDWQPVNADGLWLPPGAPGSNWAGADAPEAPVAPPSGRRRRRHADAEEQFDGPPAGNEPSPAGESGRRSRSRHSAEYRDYSVRNFIAPNEPGSPPPAAATAPPPPPHLRQAPPDAPPPPPPRLAPAPHLEPAPRHLGADEGLDGGEAPQTGGQSVADLLARLQVQPSDGGRRRRREG, encoded by the coding sequence ATGACCGTTCTGTCCCGCGGCGCCCGGGTTCGGCGCGGCGGCCGCAGGCCGGGGTGGGTGCTCTTGACGACGTTGCTGGTCCTCGCAATCGGGGCGAGTTCCGCACTGGTTTTCACGAATCGCGTGGAACTTCTCAAGCTCGCTGTGATCCTGGCGCTGTGGGCCGCAGTCGCCGGTGCCTTCGTGTCGGTGCTGTATCGCCGGCAAAGCGACGCCGACCAGTCGCGGGTGCGCGACCTGAAACTGGTCTACGATTTGCAGCTTGATCGCGAGATCTCAGCGCGTCGCGAGTACGAGCTGACCGTCGAGTCCCAGTTACGCCGCGAGCTGGCTTCAGAGATCCGCGCCCAAGCCGCCGACGATCTGGCCGCGCTGCGTGCCGAGGTGGCTGCGCTGCGGAACAGCCTGGAAATCCTGTTCGACACCGATCTCGAGCAGCGGCCCGCCCTGGAGACCCTGGAGACCGATACGCCGCCCGCCCGCACCTACCGAGATTGGGACCGCAATAGCGAGGGCGCGGGCGTCGATTGGGTGACCAGCGACCGCGTCACCTCGGTCCGGGAGGGCGCATCGGTGAGCTCGGCCGAATCCCGCACCGACGAGTCCGCGATCATCGACGTGCCCGAAGAACCGCTGCTTCCGCCCCGCTCGCGACGGTCCCAGTACGAGGGTCAGCAAGAGGCTGCTTACCCGCAGCAGCAGGTCCACTACCCCGAGGCCCCGCCGTATGTGCCCCCGCCGATGCCGGCTCCGGCGGAGGCAGACCCGCGATTCGAGCCCCCACAGTGGCGGCCGGTACCGCCGCCGGAGCCGCCGCCGCCGCCGACTCGGCCGGATTGGCAGCCGGTCAACGCCGACGGGCTCTGGCTGCCCCCGGGCGCGCCGGGCAGCAATTGGGCGGGTGCCGACGCGCCCGAGGCACCCGTCGCCCCGCCGTCGGGCCGGCGCCGACGCCGGCATGCAGACGCCGAGGAGCAGTTCGATGGCCCGCCCGCGGGCAACGAACCGTCGCCGGCCGGCGAATCCGGCCGGCGGTCGCGGTCGCGGCACTCCGCGGAGTACCGCGACTACAGTGTCCGCAACTTCATCGCTCCGAACGAGCCCGGCTCGCCGCCTCCCGCCGCCGCGACCGCGCCACCCCCGCCGCCGCACCTCAGGCAGGCGCCGCCGGACGCGCCGCCGCCGCCGCCGCCTCGACTGGCCCCGGCACCACACCTGGAGCCGGCGCCCCGCCACCTCGGCGCCGATGAGGGGCTGGACGGCGGTGAAGCACCGCAAACGGGCGGTCAGTCGGTTGCCGACCTGCTGGCACGGCTGCAGGTGCAGCCATCCGACGGAGGCCGGCGCCGCCGCCGAGAGGGCTGA
- a CDS encoding Rossmann-like and DUF2520 domain-containing protein produces MEQFDGLRPARLKVGIISAGRVGTALGVALERAEHVVVACSAISHTSRQRAAHRLPDTTVASPPDVAAASELLLLAVPDSELAGLISGLAATSAVRPGTIVVHTSGANGVGILEPLAQLGCISLAIHPAMTFTGSDEDISRLPDTCFGITAADDVGHAIGQSLVLEMGGEPFCVREDDRVLYHAALAHAGNHIVAVLADALDALRAALRGSELLGQQTVDEQPGGLAERIIGPLARAALENTLQRGQAALTGPVARGDAAAVADHLRALTHVDPELAQAYRVNALRTAQRAHAPQAVVEVLAQ; encoded by the coding sequence GTGGAGCAGTTCGACGGTTTGCGCCCGGCCAGGCTCAAGGTAGGGATCATTTCGGCTGGCCGGGTGGGTACCGCCCTGGGTGTCGCGCTGGAGCGCGCTGAGCACGTCGTGGTGGCGTGCAGCGCCATCTCCCATACGTCGCGCCAGCGGGCGGCCCATCGGTTGCCCGATACCACGGTGGCTTCGCCGCCCGACGTCGCCGCGGCCTCCGAGCTGCTGCTGTTGGCGGTTCCCGACAGCGAACTCGCCGGCCTGATCTCCGGGCTGGCCGCGACCTCGGCGGTCCGGCCCGGCACGATCGTCGTGCACACGTCGGGCGCGAACGGCGTCGGCATTCTGGAGCCGCTGGCCCAGCTCGGCTGCATCTCGCTGGCGATTCACCCGGCGATGACGTTCACCGGCTCCGACGAGGACATCAGCCGGCTGCCCGACACCTGCTTCGGCATCACCGCGGCCGACGACGTCGGCCACGCGATCGGGCAGTCACTGGTGCTGGAGATGGGTGGCGAGCCGTTTTGCGTGCGCGAGGACGACCGCGTGCTCTACCACGCCGCGCTGGCCCATGCGGGCAACCACATCGTGGCGGTGCTCGCCGACGCGCTCGACGCGTTGCGGGCCGCCCTGCGGGGCAGCGAACTGCTCGGGCAACAGACCGTCGACGAGCAGCCCGGTGGCCTTGCCGAACGCATCATCGGCCCGCTGGCCCGCGCGGCGCTGGAGAACACGCTGCAGCGCGGGCAGGCCGCGCTCACCGGTCCGGTGGCCCGCGGCGACGCCGCCGCGGTCGCCGACCACCTGCGCGCGCTGACGCACGTCGATCCCGAGCTGGCCCAGGCCTATCGGGTCAATGCCCTACGGACCGCGCAGCGTGCCCACGCCCCGCAGGCCGTCGTCGAGGTGCTGGCGCAATGA
- the panC gene encoding pantoate--beta-alanine ligase: MNAKTARKFNPGELNVYAAPRDASDVSRALRHTGRRVMLVPTMGALHQGHLSLVRAAKRVPGSVVAVSIFVNPLQFGAGEDLDAYPRTLDDDLALLRGEGVEIVFAPTAAAMYPDGMRTTVQPGPLAAELEGAARPTHFGGMLTVVCKLLQIVRPDRVFFGEKDYQQLVLVRQMVADLNLEVQVVGVPTVREGDGLAMSSRNRYLDPVQRELAATLSAALLAGAHAAGAGERAALDAAREVLAAAPAIDVDYLELRDANLGPAQVGRPGRLLIAARLGSTRLLDNIAIDVEATPAPFGPDNHESPWRN; encoded by the coding sequence ATGAACGCGAAGACGGCCCGCAAGTTCAATCCGGGCGAGCTGAACGTCTACGCGGCGCCACGCGACGCGTCGGATGTCAGTCGCGCACTGCGCCACACCGGCCGCCGGGTAATGCTGGTGCCGACGATGGGCGCGCTGCATCAGGGGCACCTGTCCTTGGTGCGCGCGGCCAAGCGGGTACCCGGCTCGGTAGTCGCGGTTTCGATCTTTGTGAATCCATTGCAATTCGGCGCCGGCGAAGACCTCGACGCCTACCCGCGCACCCTCGACGACGACCTGGCGCTGCTGCGCGGCGAAGGCGTCGAGATCGTGTTCGCCCCGACTGCCGCGGCGATGTATCCCGACGGCATGCGCACCACAGTGCAGCCCGGTCCGCTGGCCGCTGAGCTCGAAGGAGCGGCGCGCCCAACGCATTTCGGCGGGATGTTGACCGTTGTGTGCAAGCTGTTGCAGATCGTGCGGCCCGACCGGGTCTTCTTCGGCGAAAAGGACTACCAGCAGTTGGTGCTGGTCCGTCAGATGGTCGCCGACTTGAATCTCGAGGTGCAGGTCGTCGGAGTGCCCACCGTGCGGGAAGGCGACGGGCTGGCGATGTCGTCGCGCAACCGCTACCTGGACCCGGTCCAGCGCGAATTGGCGGCCACGCTGTCGGCGGCGCTGCTGGCCGGCGCGCATGCGGCGGGCGCGGGCGAACGCGCCGCGCTGGATGCGGCCCGCGAGGTGCTCGCGGCGGCACCGGCCATCGACGTCGACTACCTGGAGCTGCGCGACGCGAACCTCGGCCCGGCGCAGGTCGGCCGGCCCGGCCGGCTACTGATCGCCGCCCGGCTGGGCAGCACCAGACTGTTGGACAACATCGCGATCGACGTCGAAGCCACGCCGGCACCCTTCGGGCCGGACAACCATGAATCACCTTGGAGGAACTGA
- the panD gene encoding aspartate 1-decarboxylase, protein MFRTMLKSKIHRATVTQADLHYVGSVTIDADLMDAADLLEGEQVTIVDIDNGARLVTYAITGERGTGIIGINGAAAHLVHPGDLVILIAYGTMEDAEARAYQPRIVFVDADNKQIDLGNDPAFVPDFEIVGAAELLNPRMGAR, encoded by the coding sequence ATGTTTCGGACGATGCTCAAATCAAAGATCCACCGCGCCACCGTCACGCAGGCTGATTTGCACTACGTCGGCTCGGTGACGATCGACGCCGATCTGATGGACGCGGCCGACCTGCTGGAGGGTGAGCAGGTGACCATCGTGGACATCGACAACGGCGCCCGCCTGGTCACCTACGCCATCACGGGCGAGCGTGGCACCGGCATCATCGGAATCAACGGTGCCGCGGCACATCTCGTGCACCCTGGCGACCTGGTGATCCTGATCGCGTACGGGACGATGGAGGACGCCGAGGCCCGTGCCTACCAGCCGCGCATCGTCTTCGTCGACGCCGACAACAAGCAGATCGACCTGGGCAACGACCCGGCATTCGTGCCCGACTTCGAAATAGTCGGAGCGGCTGAGTTGCTCAATCCCCGGATGGGTGCGCGATAG